From a single Coriobacteriaceae bacterium genomic region:
- the nuoB gene encoding NADH-quinone oxidoreductase subunit NuoB: MDHKMSRSPWVIHYDGSSCNGCDIEVLASLTPLFDAERFGVVNTGNPKHADIFLVTGSVNAQNLPVVRQIYNQMLEPKCVVACGICACSGGVFRDAYNVIGGVDRAIPVDVYAPGCAIRPETVIDAIVEACGILDQKEAVMRAGGDPLTVGGAATWDGGVELGEDGFVAAGAGADGAGDGVEANVSTRSAAPAAAKEAE; the protein is encoded by the coding sequence ATGGATCATAAAATGTCGCGCTCGCCGTGGGTTATTCATTACGACGGTTCGAGCTGCAACGGATGCGATATCGAGGTGCTGGCCTCGCTCACGCCGCTGTTCGATGCGGAGCGCTTTGGCGTGGTCAACACCGGCAACCCCAAGCATGCGGATATCTTTTTGGTGACGGGGTCGGTCAATGCCCAGAACCTGCCCGTCGTGCGCCAGATCTACAACCAGATGCTCGAGCCCAAGTGCGTGGTGGCCTGCGGCATCTGCGCGTGTTCGGGCGGCGTGTTCCGCGATGCCTACAACGTGATCGGCGGCGTGGACCGCGCGATTCCCGTGGATGTGTACGCGCCCGGGTGCGCCATTCGCCCCGAGACCGTGATCGATGCCATCGTGGAGGCGTGCGGCATCCTGGACCAGAAAGAGGCCGTGATGCGCGCCGGTGGCGATCCGCTCACCGTGGGCGGTGCCGCAACCTGGGACGGTGGCGTTGAGCTGGGCGAGGACGGGTTTGTGGCTGCGGGGGCCGGGGCTGATGGTGCCGGTGACGGTGTCGAGGCCAACGTGTCCACTAGGTCCGCCGCGCCCGCCGCTGCAAAGGAGGCCGAGTAA
- a CDS encoding proton-conducting transporter membrane subunit: MTLLYFLTLFPLVPALGMLLARGDRARDAVGLVGSGIIMAVTVVVAVLFFGTGPQSFEVAPGTSHVLSIISSAIDAILCAVILYNAYKYRNALTTVLGIVQLVGSLAFAAMTLPAAEAVTATPLYLDYMSVIMVLAVGIVGSLICVYALGYMKDFQAHDEHEAALRGQTAPDRRPQFLALMFLFLSAMFVIVTSDNLEWLFCGWEITTVCSFLMIGYTRTPEAIKNAFTQIILNMLGGIAFLAGLMFLHVNGMPLTISGMIELSGAGTVQSALLVMPVILLSLAALTKAAQMPFHTWLLGAMVAPTPTSALLHSSTMVKAGVFLMVKLSPLYAIYPVTGFMVTSVGAITFLLAALMAISQSNAKRVLAFSTISNLGLISACLGVGAPEAVWAAIFLILFHTVAKSLLFLCVGTAEHHIGSRNIEDMDGMFSRMPHLTRLMMLGIMGMFVAPFGMLVSKWGALVAFAQTGNVLMIMVLAFGSAATFFFWGKWLAKLSGVDPTAQNVEVNVHKTEWMALNTIAALLILCCVAFPLISSGLVSPYLAMVFGRVPYVIGKDAMYLMVVIVAFIAVVLLTSFRVSNKPHVNVYLSGVGTDKYRHFRGSMGHEVKAEKRNWYSEDALGEKRIGPAGSVVCCSIILFALLCCAWIGPERLAMSAPSVLRGKYFEGSGVVGIFIGTVAFALLAPLVGGMIDGIDRKLSARMQGRVGPRLLQPFYDVAKLLRKAPASVNTMDDTYMACALIFTVVGGGIFVSGSNTLLCAFMVTLAAIFVVLASASTQSPFAQVGADRELLQVMSYEPAVLLMSVGLYLATDSFDSIAVTGQSVPIIVYSAPIFLALLAVLTIKLRKSPFDLSYSHHAHQEIVQGVATEMSGGTLAKMTLMHWCETVLFLMWVGMFFVWDNPVSWVVALVVMAATYFVEVLIDNTFARSTWRSCFRLGWGVALVFGLLNLMPILVDVFI; the protein is encoded by the coding sequence ATGACGCTACTGTATTTCCTTACCCTGTTTCCGCTGGTACCGGCGCTGGGCATGCTGCTCGCGCGCGGTGACCGCGCCCGCGATGCGGTGGGGCTTGTAGGCTCCGGCATTATTATGGCGGTGACAGTTGTAGTCGCCGTCTTGTTTTTTGGCACGGGTCCGCAGAGCTTTGAGGTTGCCCCCGGCACCTCGCATGTGCTCTCGATCATCAGCTCCGCCATCGATGCCATCCTGTGCGCCGTCATCCTGTACAACGCGTATAAATATAGGAACGCGCTCACCACGGTGCTCGGCATAGTCCAGCTGGTGGGCTCGCTCGCCTTTGCAGCCATGACGCTGCCCGCGGCCGAAGCCGTCACGGCGACGCCGCTCTACCTGGACTACATGAGCGTGATCATGGTCCTCGCCGTCGGCATTGTCGGCAGCCTAATCTGCGTGTATGCCCTGGGCTACATGAAGGACTTCCAGGCTCATGACGAGCACGAGGCCGCGCTGCGCGGGCAGACCGCGCCCGACCGTCGCCCGCAGTTCCTGGCGCTTATGTTCCTGTTCCTCTCGGCCATGTTCGTCATCGTGACGAGCGATAACCTTGAGTGGCTGTTCTGCGGCTGGGAAATCACCACTGTGTGCTCGTTCCTCATGATTGGCTACACGCGCACGCCCGAGGCCATCAAGAACGCCTTCACCCAGATCATCCTTAACATGCTGGGCGGCATCGCGTTTTTGGCCGGACTCATGTTCCTGCACGTTAACGGTATGCCGTTGACCATCTCGGGCATGATCGAGCTTTCCGGCGCCGGAACCGTGCAATCCGCGCTACTGGTGATGCCGGTCATCCTGCTGTCGCTCGCCGCACTCACCAAGGCCGCACAGATGCCGTTCCACACTTGGCTGTTGGGCGCCATGGTTGCCCCCACGCCCACGAGCGCCCTGCTGCACTCGTCAACCATGGTCAAAGCTGGCGTGTTCTTAATGGTCAAGCTGAGCCCGCTCTATGCCATCTATCCCGTGACCGGCTTTATGGTTACGAGTGTGGGTGCCATCACGTTTTTGCTCGCTGCCCTCATGGCCATCTCGCAGAGCAATGCCAAGCGCGTGCTCGCGTTCTCCACCATTTCCAACCTGGGCCTCATCAGTGCCTGCTTGGGTGTCGGCGCGCCCGAGGCCGTCTGGGCGGCCATCTTCCTGATCCTGTTCCACACGGTGGCAAAGTCGCTGCTGTTCCTGTGCGTGGGCACGGCCGAGCATCATATCGGCAGCCGTAATATCGAGGACATGGACGGTATGTTCAGCCGCATGCCGCACCTGACGCGCCTGATGATGCTGGGCATCATGGGCATGTTCGTGGCGCCGTTTGGCATGCTCGTGTCCAAGTGGGGCGCCCTGGTGGCGTTTGCGCAGACCGGCAACGTGCTCATGATCATGGTGCTTGCCTTTGGCTCTGCCGCGACGTTCTTCTTCTGGGGCAAGTGGCTTGCCAAGCTTTCGGGCGTCGACCCCACGGCTCAAAACGTTGAGGTCAATGTCCATAAGACCGAATGGATGGCGCTCAACACCATCGCCGCGCTGCTGATTCTGTGCTGCGTGGCGTTCCCGCTCATCTCGAGCGGTTTGGTGTCGCCTTACTTGGCCATGGTGTTTGGCCGTGTGCCGTACGTTATTGGCAAGGACGCCATGTATCTGATGGTGGTTATCGTGGCTTTTATTGCCGTGGTGTTGCTGACTTCATTCCGCGTGAGCAACAAACCGCATGTAAACGTATATCTTTCGGGTGTGGGAACCGACAAATATCGCCATTTCCGCGGCTCGATGGGACACGAGGTAAAGGCCGAAAAGCGCAATTGGTACTCGGAGGACGCCCTTGGCGAGAAGCGTATTGGCCCCGCGGGTAGCGTCGTGTGCTGCAGCATTATCTTGTTTGCGCTGCTGTGTTGCGCATGGATTGGGCCCGAGAGACTTGCCATGAGTGCGCCCTCGGTGCTGCGCGGCAAGTATTTTGAAGGTTCGGGTGTCGTGGGCATTTTTATTGGCACCGTGGCGTTTGCCCTGCTGGCGCCGCTTGTGGGTGGCATGATCGACGGCATCGACCGCAAGCTGTCCGCCCGCATGCAGGGCCGCGTGGGCCCGCGCCTGCTGCAGCCCTTCTACGACGTTGCCAAGCTGCTGCGCAAGGCCCCCGCCAGCGTAAACACCATGGACGATACCTATATGGCGTGCGCGCTCATCTTTACCGTGGTGGGCGGCGGCATCTTTGTGTCGGGCTCTAACACGCTACTGTGCGCTTTTATGGTGACGCTCGCCGCGATCTTTGTGGTGCTGGCGTCCGCCTCGACGCAAAGCCCGTTTGCCCAGGTTGGCGCCGATCGTGAGTTACTGCAGGTTATGAGTTACGAGCCCGCCGTTTTGCTGATGAGCGTGGGCCTGTACCTTGCCACCGACAGCTTTGATTCCATCGCCGTGACGGGGCAGTCGGTCCCCATCATCGTGTACAGCGCGCCCATTTTCCTCGCGCTGCTCGCGGTGCTCACCATCAAGCTGCGCAAGTCGCCGTTTGACCTTTCGTACTCGCATCATGCGCATCAGGAGATCGTCCAGGGCGTCGCCACCGAGATGAGCGGCGGCACGCTGGCCAAGATGACCCTTATGCACTGGTGCGAGACCGTGCTGTTTTTGATGTGGGTGGGCATGTTCTTTGTTTGGGACAACCCCGTGAGCTGGGTTGTAGCCCTGGTCGTGATGGCCGCGACGTATTTTGTCGAGGTCCTGATCGACAACACCTTCGCACGCAGCACCTGGCGCAGCTGCTTTAGGCTCGGATGGGGCGTGGCGCTGGTGTTTGGCCTGCTCAACCTTATGCCCATCCTCGTCGACGTGTTTATTTAG
- a CDS encoding transposase, whose product MSEATRTRTHAPEVRQRAVEILQEGVGHRALAAELGIPQATARQWARAYAVGGADAVLNAGSHHHTYSYDVKLAVVKDRLENGLTVREAMIKHKIPSESSVKAWCRQYRESGEAALVDKPRGRKPRVKKAE is encoded by the coding sequence ATGTCGGAAGCAACTAGGACTCGCACGCATGCGCCCGAGGTTAGGCAGCGCGCCGTCGAGATCCTCCAAGAGGGGGTCGGTCATCGCGCCCTCGCCGCGGAGCTAGGCATTCCCCAGGCCACGGCTCGTCAGTGGGCCCGCGCGTATGCCGTGGGCGGTGCCGACGCCGTTCTCAATGCCGGTTCGCATCATCACACCTACTCGTACGACGTAAAGCTCGCTGTGGTTAAGGACCGTCTGGAAAACGGCTTGACGGTTCGCGAGGCCATGATCAAGCACAAGATTCCCAGCGAGTCTTCGGTCAAGGCTTGGTGCCGTCAGTACCGCGAGAGCGGTGAGGCCGCACTGGTCGATAAGCCGCGCGGTCGCAAGCCGCGCGTTAAAAAGGCGGAATAG
- a CDS encoding FAD-dependent oxidoreductase gives MTAPASKLLQPITVGPLELKNRIMFPPLTTGYEERDGSIGERSLAFYERLARGGVSYIVIGDVAPVMTASPTPKLATDAQIPTFKALADVVHKHGAKVALQLFHPEYDVPGVGRMVMGSMAAAKAAQEAKAAGDEETFAAKMAESNEIRNQAYAKLHHDMQHFVNEASVEQLTQIKEAIAASAARAQQAGIDAIEVHGDRLVGSLCSAILNHRTDEYGGSFENRVRYALEVVAAIKEAAPQLMVEYKLPVIMENPDGTPRGKGGLQPDEACEFAKLLEGAGIDMIQVAQANHTGNMGDTIPPMGAMPYNWTLPVAERVKALVSVPVATVGRVVSVEAGEKILEDGAADIIAYGRSLMCDPDIALKAATGEPIRECLNCNKGCVDAIQNRKYISCVLNAENGDEATVAIKPGEGDKKIAVVGGGIAGLEAARVAAKRGYDVTVYEASDHLGGQIVLAAAPPRKDEIMRSVEYYEKILPGLGVKVELSHAATAEDLNAADAAIVAVGAHDVVIPVPGADSEKVVSSWDVLAGKVELSGRVAVIGGGLVGTETAEYLLQHGCEVAIVEMLDKIAAGESETILPLIMSDFAEHNVEQHVKTRLTAITDEGVEAVRTTEDGAEEPVKIVCDYVVMAVGSKANAFDLDGVTVPVTCVGDCSGERTADIASAIRTAYHAANEL, from the coding sequence ATGACCGCACCTGCATCCAAGCTGCTTCAGCCCATTACGGTTGGCCCCCTTGAGCTCAAAAACCGCATTATGTTCCCGCCGCTGACCACCGGCTACGAGGAGCGCGACGGTTCCATCGGCGAGCGCAGCCTGGCTTTTTACGAGCGCCTGGCCCGTGGCGGCGTGAGCTACATCGTCATCGGTGACGTTGCCCCCGTCATGACCGCAAGCCCCACGCCCAAGCTGGCGACCGACGCCCAGATCCCCACGTTTAAGGCCCTGGCCGACGTCGTCCACAAGCACGGCGCCAAGGTCGCGCTGCAGCTGTTCCACCCCGAGTACGATGTGCCCGGTGTCGGCCGCATGGTCATGGGATCCATGGCCGCCGCCAAGGCCGCGCAGGAGGCCAAGGCCGCCGGCGACGAGGAGACCTTTGCCGCCAAGATGGCCGAGTCCAACGAGATCCGCAACCAGGCATACGCCAAGCTGCACCACGACATGCAGCACTTTGTGAACGAGGCCAGCGTGGAGCAGCTCACCCAGATCAAGGAGGCCATCGCTGCCTCGGCCGCTCGCGCGCAGCAGGCCGGGATCGATGCCATCGAGGTCCACGGCGACCGTCTGGTGGGTTCGCTGTGCTCGGCCATCCTCAACCATCGCACCGACGAGTACGGCGGCTCGTTCGAGAACCGCGTTCGCTACGCGCTGGAGGTCGTCGCCGCCATTAAGGAGGCCGCGCCGCAGCTGATGGTGGAGTACAAGCTCCCCGTGATCATGGAGAACCCCGACGGCACGCCGCGCGGCAAGGGCGGCCTGCAGCCCGACGAGGCCTGTGAGTTTGCCAAGCTGCTCGAGGGCGCGGGCATCGACATGATCCAGGTCGCGCAGGCCAACCACACCGGCAACATGGGCGACACCATTCCGCCCATGGGCGCCATGCCCTACAACTGGACGCTGCCCGTGGCCGAGCGCGTCAAGGCCCTGGTCTCCGTGCCGGTGGCAACCGTCGGCCGTGTTGTCTCGGTCGAGGCCGGCGAGAAGATTCTGGAAGACGGCGCGGCCGACATCATCGCCTACGGCCGCTCGCTCATGTGCGACCCCGACATTGCGCTGAAGGCCGCCACGGGCGAGCCCATCCGCGAGTGCCTCAACTGCAACAAGGGCTGCGTCGACGCGATTCAAAACCGCAAGTACATCTCGTGCGTGCTCAATGCCGAGAACGGTGACGAGGCGACCGTCGCTATCAAGCCGGGCGAGGGCGACAAGAAGATCGCCGTGGTGGGCGGCGGTATTGCCGGCCTGGAGGCCGCGCGCGTGGCGGCCAAGCGCGGCTACGACGTGACCGTCTACGAGGCGAGCGATCACTTGGGCGGCCAGATTGTGCTGGCGGCTGCGCCTCCGCGCAAGGACGAGATCATGCGCTCGGTTGAGTACTATGAGAAGATTCTGCCTGGCCTAGGCGTGAAGGTCGAGCTCAGCCATGCCGCTACCGCTGAGGACCTCAACGCCGCCGATGCCGCGATTGTGGCTGTGGGCGCGCACGACGTGGTCATCCCCGTTCCGGGCGCCGACTCGGAGAAGGTCGTCTCGAGCTGGGACGTGCTGGCCGGCAAGGTGGAGCTCAGCGGGCGCGTCGCCGTCATTGGCGGTGGCCTGGTGGGCACCGAGACTGCCGAGTACCTGCTACAGCACGGCTGCGAGGTGGCGATCGTCGAGATGCTCGACAAGATTGCCGCGGGCGAGTCCGAGACCATTCTGCCGCTGATTATGAGCGACTTTGCAGAGCACAACGTGGAGCAGCATGTTAAGACCCGCCTGACTGCCATTACCGACGAGGGCGTGGAGGCTGTTCGCACCACCGAGGACGGCGCCGAGGAGCCGGTGAAGATCGTCTGCGATTACGTGGTGATGGCCGTGGGCTCCAAGGCCAACGCGTTTGACCTGGATGGCGTGACGGTGCCCGTGACCTGCGTGGGCGACTGCTCGGGCGAGCGCACCGCCGACATCGCGAGCGCCATTCGCACGGCGTATCACGCGGCCAACGAGCTGTAG
- the tnpA gene encoding IS200/IS605 family transposase, which produces MAQKAYSLSHTKWMCKYHVVFTPKYRRKVIYNQIRSDLGEIFRKLCQYKGIEIIEGHLMPDHVHMLLAIPPKYSVSSVMGYLKGKSSLMIFDKHANMKYKFGNRKFWAEGYYVSTVGLNEATIAKYIREQEKADIALDRLSVKEYEDPFGRGPGRK; this is translated from the coding sequence ATGGCCCAGAAGGCCTACAGCCTGTCGCACACGAAGTGGATGTGCAAGTACCACGTCGTGTTCACGCCGAAGTATAGGCGCAAAGTCATCTACAACCAAATAAGGTCCGACCTTGGGGAGATCTTCAGGAAGCTCTGCCAGTACAAGGGGATAGAGATCATCGAGGGGCACCTGATGCCCGACCACGTCCACATGCTGCTGGCGATACCGCCGAAGTACAGCGTATCGAGCGTGATGGGCTACCTGAAGGGGAAGAGCTCGCTGATGATATTCGACAAGCACGCGAACATGAAGTACAAGTTCGGCAACAGGAAGTTCTGGGCCGAGGGCTACTACGTGTCCACGGTCGGCCTGAACGAGGCCACGATCGCGAAGTACATCCGGGAGCAGGAGAAGGCCGACATCGCGCTCGACCGGCTGAGCGTCAAGGAGTACGAGGACCCCTTCGGCAGGGGGCCGGGGCGTAAATAG
- a CDS encoding type III pantothenate kinase: MPTLGVDMLLAIDMGNTQTAMGLFDGDELVQSWRMPTDRSYTADEIHVRLMGFFKMYGLSLDAVDAIAFAGVVPQLSREWHAVADRIAADAIVIGPQTADVTKLRAARPQAVGADRIANAVAAETFYGAPAIVVDFGTATNIDVIDKDGYYIGGAIAPGIRISMDALAARAAKLASVPLEAPEHAIGRDTEECIKVGAVTGAAAMAEGLVARMKRELGRDDATVIATGGLAGIVADSTDAFDVVDGQLTIKGICEIYRRMQELG; the protein is encoded by the coding sequence ATGCCAACACTGGGAGTAGACATGCTGCTCGCTATCGATATGGGAAACACGCAGACGGCCATGGGGCTGTTTGACGGAGACGAGCTGGTGCAGTCGTGGCGCATGCCCACCGACCGCTCTTATACCGCCGACGAGATTCATGTGCGCCTGATGGGTTTCTTTAAAATGTACGGCCTTTCGCTCGACGCGGTCGACGCGATCGCCTTTGCCGGCGTGGTGCCGCAGCTCTCGCGCGAATGGCACGCCGTGGCCGACCGCATCGCGGCAGACGCCATCGTTATCGGGCCGCAGACTGCCGACGTGACCAAGCTGCGTGCGGCACGCCCTCAGGCCGTGGGTGCCGACCGCATAGCCAACGCCGTCGCGGCCGAGACCTTCTACGGCGCGCCGGCGATCGTGGTGGACTTTGGCACTGCAACCAATATCGATGTCATCGACAAGGACGGCTATTACATTGGCGGAGCGATCGCGCCGGGCATCCGCATCTCCATGGACGCGCTTGCCGCCCGTGCCGCCAAGCTCGCCAGCGTGCCGCTCGAGGCGCCCGAGCATGCCATCGGCCGCGATACCGAGGAGTGCATCAAGGTGGGCGCCGTGACGGGCGCCGCCGCCATGGCTGAGGGCCTGGTCGCACGCATGAAGCGCGAGCTGGGCCGCGATGACGCCACCGTCATCGCCACGGGCGGCCTCGCCGGCATCGTCGCCGATTCGACCGACGCCTTCGACGTGGTCGATGGACAACTCACCATCAAGGGTATCTGCGAAATCTACCGCCGCATGCAGGAGCTGGGATAG
- a CDS encoding ATP-binding protein encodes MKLINRTSYMDTLTSLIGVPDIKVITGIRRSGKSKLLEALRDYVEANLSNSNVIHINYNLDEFEGLLEYHALLAYVKEHRVSDKQNFLLIDEVQMCDGFERAINSLHASEQYDIFITGSNAFLLSSDLSTLFTGRTFEIEVFPFSFEEYRFYSDEGEVDRDFDEYARTGGMSGSYPYPLQEQRYQYLSNVFKTLIVRDIVQRHNVRNESALLRIADYMMDNVSNITSARNITDVLNADGLKITNKTVGTYMGYLCDAFAFYKVRRYDIRGKKYLKSGEKYYLADHAFKYALLGTRDMDWGRVYENMVAIELLRRGYEVYVGVLYKKEIDFVAIKRSEKLYIQVSDDISSDKTFEREISPLLSIGDAYPKMILARTHHEATDRDGVQIVDLARWLCGEA; translated from the coding sequence ATGAAACTCATCAATAGAACGTCATATATGGACACGTTGACGAGCCTTATTGGCGTACCGGACATCAAGGTCATAACGGGCATTCGCCGTAGCGGTAAGTCAAAATTGCTCGAGGCCCTCCGCGATTACGTGGAGGCAAATCTGTCCAATTCGAATGTCATCCATATCAATTACAACCTCGACGAGTTCGAGGGCCTGCTCGAATATCATGCCCTGCTCGCCTATGTGAAAGAGCATCGAGTGTCCGACAAGCAAAACTTCCTGCTTATCGACGAGGTTCAGATGTGCGACGGCTTTGAACGCGCGATCAACAGCCTCCATGCATCCGAGCAGTACGACATCTTCATCACCGGATCGAACGCCTTTTTGCTGTCGAGCGATCTGTCGACGCTCTTTACGGGGCGCACGTTCGAGATCGAGGTTTTCCCATTCTCGTTTGAGGAGTATCGCTTCTATAGTGACGAGGGCGAGGTCGATCGCGACTTCGATGAGTACGCGAGAACCGGCGGTATGTCCGGCTCTTACCCTTATCCACTGCAGGAGCAGCGCTACCAATATCTCTCCAATGTCTTCAAAACGCTCATCGTGAGGGATATCGTGCAGCGGCATAACGTGAGAAACGAATCGGCACTGCTGCGCATTGCCGATTACATGATGGACAACGTCTCCAACATAACGTCGGCACGCAACATTACAGATGTTTTGAATGCGGATGGGCTAAAGATTACGAACAAGACGGTCGGCACGTACATGGGGTACCTGTGCGATGCGTTTGCCTTCTATAAAGTTCGTCGGTACGACATTCGCGGCAAAAAATACCTTAAGAGCGGCGAGAAGTATTACCTGGCAGACCACGCGTTCAAATACGCACTGCTTGGTACACGTGATATGGATTGGGGACGCGTATACGAGAACATGGTGGCCATCGAGCTGCTGCGCCGCGGATACGAGGTATACGTCGGTGTGCTCTATAAAAAGGAAATAGACTTTGTAGCAATCAAGCGAAGCGAGAAGCTCTACATTCAGGTGAGCGACGACATCAGCTCGGATAAGACGTTTGAACGCGAGATTTCGCCACTGCTGAGCATTGGCGATGCGTATCCCAAGATGATTCTTGCCCGCACGCATCACGAGGCCACGGATCGCGATGGGGTGCAGATCGTGGACCTGGCGAGGTGGTTGTGCGGCGAGGCTTAG